A window of the Brassica oleracea var. oleracea cultivar TO1000 chromosome C1, BOL, whole genome shotgun sequence genome harbors these coding sequences:
- the LOC106331213 gene encoding uncharacterized protein LOC106331213, with the protein METVGESTIPSLRDKSDDEEEMERHAFRVEEDVAAFINEPPIRHNIYPDTETDSDTDEEKDGEEQQMKRQRTRERYRIKRGDGNLFEGQVFFNGVAFKEAVLDYALKTGHNIKQYRYDKTKLGFSCVGRNVDSHCQWRVYCSSKGEPERWYVKVYKNEHSCVPNGECEMLKVPVIAWLFVDKIREEPKYFMPMKIEELIKERWKITVSRAQCQAARNKAMGWIEKEYDTQFARIRDYAAEILESNINSSVEVETKRNEEGKDVFDRFYVCFDVLRRSWKATCRPLIRMDGTFLRGKTKGQLLVALGRDGDNSIYPTAWAVVQVENTSNWVWFVKHIKTDLGLGDGDGYIMVSDRQKGLIKAVQLELTKMEHRMCVRHIYGNVKAKHGKKSDMKPYIWQLAWSYNEAEYKQNLDRLFNYDSEVYADVMKTKPMTWVRAFFKLGNYCEDVENNSTESFNASIVCAREKPMVPMLDTIAPLAMVRIASRYLIAQDHKSICTPYVVDILALEHKKASECTIYRSTNGMWLVNVDSCSYRVNLERRTCTCMKWDITGILCEHGYGVILDRKLEAEDFVCHWFWTTVWRRTYEEGITPLRGARFWPTSAAPEVHPAPEPDQPGRKKKKDNKMKKGKHESPVKKKPKALKRIMHCGLCGAPNHNIRFHKEGPHKKAPQAEPSQTFASQGESPQA; encoded by the exons ATGGAGACAGTCGGTGAAAGCACGATTCCTTCACTTAGGGATAAATCAGACGATGAAGAAGAGATGGAGAGACACGCTTTCCGGGTTGAAGAAGATGTAGCTGCATTCATCAACGAACCTCCCATCCGGCATAACATCTATCCCGATACCGAGACTGATAGTGATACAGATGAGGAGAAAGATGGTGAGGAGCAACAGATGAAACGACAGAGGACAAGAGAGCGTTATCGAATTAAAAGAGGTGACGGGAATCTCTTCGAGGGCCAAGTATTCTTCAATGGAGTTGCATTCAAAGAGGCGGTATTGGACTACGCTCTGAAGACTGGTCACAATATCAAGCAGTATAGGTATGACAAAACCAAACTTGGTTTTAGTTGTGTTGGTCGGAATGTAGATTCACACTGTCAGTGGCGTGTTTATTGCTCGAGTAAAGGAGAACCAGAGAGATGGTATGTTAAAGTGTACAAGAACGAACACAGTTGTGTTCCAAATGGAGAATGTGAGATGCTTAAGGTCCCTGTGATAGCTTGGTTGTTTGTTGATAAGATAAGAGAAGAACCAAAATATTTCATGCCAATGAAGATAGAAGAACTGATCAAGGAGAGGTGGAAGATCACGGTTTCTAGAGCACAATGTCAAGCTGCCCGAAATAAAGCAATGGGGTGGATTGAGAAGGAGTATGATACTCAGTTTGCTCGAATCCGAGACTATGCTGCCGAGATTCTCGAGTCAAATATCAACTCTTCGGTGGAAGTCGAGACCAAGAGAAATGAGGAAGGAAAAGATGTGTTCGACCGTTTCTATGTGTGTTTCGATGTGCTTAGGAGATCATGGAAAGCTACGTGTAGACCTCTTATTAGGATGGATGGCACATTCTTAAGAGGGAAAACTAAAGGACAGTTGTTAGTGGCTCTTGGTCGAGATGGGGATAATTCAATCTACCCCACTGCTTGGGCAGTTGTTCAAGTGGAAAACACTTCAAATTGGGTGTGGTTTGTGAAGCATATCAAGACAGACTTGGGTTTAGGAGATGGTGATGGATATATTATGGTCTCGGATCGTCAGAAG GGACTGATCAAGGCAGTTCAGTTGGAGCTTACGAAGATGGAGCATAGAATGTGTGTTCGACACATTTATGGAAACGTGAAAGCTAAACATGGAAAGAAGAGCGACATGAAGCCATATATTTGGCAACTTGCTTGGAGCTACAATGAGGCGGAGTACAAGCAGAATCTAGATAGGCTGTTCAACTACGACTCTGAGGTGTATGCAGATGTGATGAAGACGAAACCAATGACTTGGGTTAGAGCTTTCTTCAAATTGGGGAATTATTGTGAGGACGTTGAGAACAACTCAACTGAATCTTTCAACGCCTCCATCGTTTGTGCCCGTGAAAAGCCAATGGTACCAATGTTGGATACCATTGCACCTCTTGCAATGGTGCGTATCGCTTCTAGATATCTGATTGCTCAAGACCACAAGAGCATATGCACACCTTATGTGGTTGATATACTCGCTTTGGAGCACAAAAAGGCATCAGAGTGTACTATTTATAGAAGCACAAATGGTATGTGGTTGGTGAATGTTGACTCATGTTCTTACCGTGTCAATTTGGAGAGGCGAACATGCACGTGTATGAAGTGGGATATCACTGGGATCCTTTGTGAACATGGATACGGTGTCATCTTGGATAGGAAACTAGAGGCTGAGGATTTTGTGTGTCACTGGTTTTGGACGACGGTGTGGAGGAGGACATACGAAGAGGGCATAACACCATTGAGAGGAGCACGATTTTGGCCAACTTCTGCAGCCCCTGAAGTGCATCCAGCTCCTGAGCCAGACCAGCCTGGTCGCAAAAAGAAGAAAGACAACAAAATGAAAAAGGGCAAACATGAGTCTCCTGTGAAGAAGAAACCGAAGGCGTTGAAGCGCATTATGCATTGTGGACTTTGTGGTGCGCCTAACCACAATATTCGTTTTCATAAGGAGGGACCCCATAAGAAG GCTCCACAAGCTGAACCATCTCAAACCTTTGCCAGTCAAGGTGAATCCCCTCAAGCTTGA
- the LOC106331222 gene encoding uncharacterized protein LOC106331222: MVAYIKNNFSLFFIIVLLLVVSSYARLSMMVTKGEIESICNKKYVDSTLCFEVLKPNPTIAKLDFTGLANFLINYTSRNVSDVLKEIKLYEGNTTDLQTIKLCEELYDLSLFSDDHALKALAARDYDSVNFKVGGTLENMVTCNEELSTMKPVPQSLIAKNNVIKNLSGIVLTILECFIRKGSRLCSH, translated from the coding sequence ATGGTTGCATACATCAAAAATAACTTCTCTTTGTTTTTTATTATTGTTTTACTTCTTGTTGTTTCATCATATGCAAGACTTAGTATGATGGTTACAAAAGGTGAGATCGAGTCCATTTGCAATAAAAAATATGTCGATTCTACACTCTGTTTTGAGGTTCTAAAACCAAACCCTACGATTGCAAAGTTGGATTTTACTGGTCTCGCCAACTTTTTGATCAATTATACGTCTCGAAACGTTTCGGATGTATTAAAGGAAATAAAGTTGTATGAAGGCAACACGACGGATTTGCAGACAATCAAACTATGCGAAGAGTTGTATGACCTTTCTCTTTTTTCGGATGATCATGCTCTGAAAGCTTTGGCAGCCAGGGATTACGACAGCGTAAACTTTAAAGTCGGAGGTACATTGGAAAATATGGTTACGTGCAATGAGGAATTGTCAACAATGAAGCCGGTGCCACAATCCTTGATCGCAAAGAATAACGTTATAAAAAATCTATCTGGTATTGTTTTAACGATTCTGGAATGTTTCATAAGAAAAGGTAGTAGATTATGTAGTCATTAG
- the LOC106331228 gene encoding uncharacterized protein LOC106331228 — MILLTQTGALNIVSSYARFSMMVTEDEIESICNRKDVDSTLYFEVLKPNPKLDFIGLAIFLINYTSRNVSDTLKQLKLYESNTTDWQTIKLCKEMYESSLYRDDFALKALAAKDYDTVNINAGVASDNMITCNEELSTLKPVPQSLITKNTVIENLSNIVLTILECFIRKESRLCSH, encoded by the exons ATGATATT ACTGACCCAAACCGGTGCTTTGAACATTGTCTCATCATATGCAAGATTTAGCATGATGGTTACAGAAGATGAGATCGAGTCCATATGCAACAGAAAAGATGTCGATTCTACACTCTATTTTGAGGTTCTAAAACCAAATCCAAAGTTGGATTTTATTGGCCTTGCCATCTTTCTGATCAACTATACGTCTCGAAACGTTTCTGATACGTTGAAGCAATTAAAGTTGTATGAATCCAACACGACGGATTGGCAGACGATCAAATTATGCAAAGAGATGTATGAAAGCTCTCTTTATCGTGATGACTTTGCTCTAAAAGCTTTGGCAGCCAAGGATTATGACACCGTAAACATTAATGCCGGAGTTGCCTCGGACAATATGATTACATGCAATGAGGAATTGTCAACATTGAAGCCAGTACCACAATCCTTGATCACAAAGAATACTGTCATAGAAAATCTGTCTAACATTGTTTTAACGATTCTTGAATGCTTCATAAGAAAAGAAAGTAGATTATGCAGTCATTAG
- the LOC106331238 gene encoding beta-adaptin-like protein C, with translation MAPPLVTLLSAEPEIQYMLHFVALTSLSKTDYLLLPMKSRLYLYACEDAEVGDHDKTCFGQKHRDQLLLEFKDYATEVDVDFVRQGCSYESIIATLCESVDTLDEPEAKAFMIWIIGDMQKESTLDFLAASNMFFTEAKKCSVGQPGVNMCSQDSNP, from the exons ATGGCTCCTCCCCTAGTTACATTGCTTTCGGCAGAACCTGAGATACAATATATGTTGCACTTCGTGGCATTAACCTCATTGTCCAAAACAGACTACTTATTATTGCCCATGAAATCAAG GCTGTACCTGTACGCCTGTGAAGATGCAGAAGTTGGAGACCATGATAAAACTTGCTTCGGACAGAAACATAGAGATCAG CTTCTTCTGGAGTTCAAAGACTATGCCACGGAAGTAGATGTTGATTTTGTTCGCCAAGGCTGTTC GTACGAGTCCATAATTGCAACACTATGCGAGAGTGTAGACACATTGGATGAACCAGAAGCTAAG GCATTTATGATTTGGATCATTGGTGATATGCAAAAGGAGTCAACACTCGACTTTCTTGCCGCTTCAAACATGTTCTTCACGGAAGCCAAGAAGTGCTCGGTTGGTCAACCCGGTGTCAATATGTGCAGTCAAGACTCCAACCCCTGA
- the LOC106310628 gene encoding uncharacterized protein LOC106310628, with amino-acid sequence MAPKFDTEKMQERQNFRNVWHTDLTHSIQGDTPYCCFALWCSPCASYLLRKRALYNDMSRYTCCAGYMPCSGRCGEAKCPQLCLATEVFCCFGTSVASTRFLLQDEFQIQTTQCDNCIIGFMVCLSQVACIFSIVACIVGIDELSEASQLLSCLADMVYCTVCACMQTQHKVEMDKRDGKFGPQPMAVPPPQVMSRIDQATPPAIGYPPQGYPPSGYPQHPPQGYPQHPPQGYPPSGYPQHPPQGYPPSGYPQNPPAYPQYPPGPAYPPQAYPK; translated from the exons ATGGCGCCGAAATTCGACACGGAGAAGATGCAGGAACGCCAGAACTTCCGCAACGTCTGGCACACCGATCTCACTCACAGCATCCAGGGCGATACTCCTT ATTGCTGCTTTGCGCTGTGGTG TTCCCCTTGTGCGTCATATTTGCTTCGCAAACGTGCGCTTTACAATGACATGTCAAG GTACACTTGCTGCGCCGGTTACATGCCTTGTAGTGGCAGGTGTGGAGAAGCCAAATGTCCTCAACTTTGTCTTGCCACTGAG GTCTTTTGCTGCTTTGGAACCTCTGTGGCATCCACTCGTTTTCTTCTTCAAGATGAGTTCCAGATTCAGACGACGCAGTGTGACAACTGCATCATT GGATTTATGGTTTGCCTCAGCCAAGTGGCTTGCATATTCTCCATAGTTGCATGTATCGTCGGCATTGATGAGCTTTCTGAAGCTTCTCAGCTGCTCTCTTGTTTAGCTGACATGGTGTACTGCAC GGTTTGCGCTTGTATGCAG ACACAACACAAGGTGGAAATGGACAAGAGAGATGGCAAGTTCGGTCCACAGCCGATGGCGGTGCCTCCGCCTCAGGTAATGTCACGTATTGATCAAGCAACTCCACCCGCAATCGGTTATCCTCCACAAGGTTACCCACCTTCTGGTTATCCGCAACACCCGCCACAAGGTTATCCACAACACCCACCGCAAGGTTATCCACCTTCTGGTTATCCGCAACACCCTCCACAAGGTTATCCACCTTCTGGTTATCCTCAAAACCCTCCAGCTTATCCTCAATACCCTCCCGGTCCGGCTTATCCTCCTCAGGCTTACCCAAAGTAA
- the LOC106310618 gene encoding uncharacterized protein LOC106310618, translating into MKGNQKDSSEKPTWDRTSSSTTSIPGMLSVTRPGPKLMVCLICFIVFTYIIYMLKLVSTSRTCDDSVTFTTVSALSTNVSNVSSSLIKVASRRRREEEEVKVDAADEPTDLNHVVFGIAASAKLWKQRKEYIKIWYKPKHMRGYVWLDKEVKKNISRSNEEDDDDLLPPIKISAGTAYFPYTNKQGQRSALRISRIVSEMLRLGLKNVRWFVMGDDDTVFVTDNLIRVLRKYDHEQMYYIGSLSESHLQNIFFSYSMAYGGGGFAISYPLAKALSKMQDRCIQRYPALYGSDDRMQACMAELGVPLTKEIGFHQYDVYGNLFGLLAAHPVTPFVSMHHLDVVEPIFPNMTRVRALKKLTVPMKLDSAGLLQQSICYDKHKSWSISVSWGYAVQIFRGIFSPREMEMPSRTFLNWYKRADYTAYAFNTRPVSRNPCQKPFVFYMSSTRFDKQLNTTVSEYTRHRVPHPSCRWKMTNPAEINTIVVYKKPDPHLWERSPRRNCCRVLQTKRNNTLWINVGVCREAEVTELK; encoded by the exons ATGAAAGGTAACCAGAAAGACTCGTCGGAGAAACCGACATGGGATCGAACCTCGTCGAGTACTACTTCCATACCCGGAATGCTGTCGGTAACCCGACCCGGTCCAAAACTAATGGTCTGTCTCATCTGCTTCATTGTCTTCACTTACATTATCTACATGCTTAAGCTCGTCTCCACCTCACGCACCTGCGACGATTCCGTTACCTTCACCACCGTCTCCGCCCTCTCCACCAACGTCTCCAACGTCTCTTCCTCTCTCATAAAGGTAGCTTCACGGCGCCGCCGCGAGGAGGAGGAGGTTAAGGTAGACGCGGCAGACGAGCCGACCGATCTCAACCACGTGGTGTTCGGGATCGCCGCGTCGGCGAAGCTGTGGAAACAGAGGAAAGAGTATATCAAGATCTGGTACAAACCGAAACACATGCGCGGTTACGTTTGGTTAGACAAAGAGGTGAAGAAGAACATTAGTAGAAGCAACGAAGAAGACGACGACGATCTACTTCCACCGATAAAAATCTCCGCCGGGACAGCGTATTTCCCTTACACGAACAAACAAGGGCAACGCTCGGCGCTGCGGATCTCGAGGATCGTGTCGGAGATGCTGCGTTTGGGTCTGAAGAACGTGAGGTGGTTCGTGATGGGCGATGACGACACGGTGTTCGTAACGGATAATCTCATAAGGGTGTTGAGGAAGTACGACCACGAGCAGATGTATTACATCGGGAGCTTGTCGGAGTCTCATCTACAGAACATATTTTTCTCGTACAGTATGGCTTACGGTGGAGGAGGGTTTGCGATTAGCTACCCGTTGGCTAAGGCATTGAGTAAGATGCAGGATCGGTGTATACAGAGGTATCCAGCGTTGTATGGTTCTGACGATCGCATGCAAGCTTGTATGGCTGAACTCGGTGTTCCACTCACTAAAGAAATCGGCTTTCACCAG TACGACGTTTACGGGAACCTCTTCGGCCTCCTCGCCGCGCACCCAGTAACACCGTTCGTATCAATGCACCACCTCGACGTGGTGGAACCGATCTTCCCAAACATGACCAGAGTCCGTGCCCTCAAGAAGCTAACCGTACCGATGAAGCTCGACTCAGCTGGGCTTCTCCAGCAGTCTATATGCTACGACAAGCACAAGAGTTGGTCCATCTCGGTCTCGTGGGGCTATGCAGTCCAAATATTCCGCGGAATATTCTCTCCTAGAGAAATGGAAATGCCTTCGAGGACGTTCTTGAATTGGTACAAAAGAGCGGATTACACCGCGTACGCGTTTAACACCAGGCCGGTTAGCCGTAACCCGTGTCAGAAACCGTTCGTGTTCTACATGTCGTCCACGAGATTCGATAAGCAGCTGAATACTACTGTTAGCGAATACACGAGACACCGTGTTCCTCATCCTTCGTGTCGGTGGAAGATGACGAATCCAGCTGAGATTAATACCATCGTAGTCTACAAGAAACCAGACCCGCATCTATGGGAAAGG TCACCGAGGAGGAACTGTTGCAGAGTATTACAAACAAAGAGGAATAATACGTTATGGATCAATGTTGGTGTATGTAGAGAAGCTGAAGTCACTGAACTTAAGTAA
- the LOC106331249 gene encoding uncharacterized protein LOC106331249, with amino-acid sequence MVQRFYENSQKGQEDIRNRLDAALSDLQPDETLIQKLNSDLLQLYKAEEYFWKQRSRQLWLSLGDSNTGYFHAISKGRSTQNRLSVIEDKDGLPHYEEEQIANIISSFYADLFKSSEYLGNQILFHKREITEATFSIIGEKAPGPDGFSASFFPANWEVVGPAVISEIQAFFSTGFLAPSINKTHVRLIPKFLGAKTVEEYMPIALCNIYYKIISKLISIRLKNVLGVIVSENQSAFVSGRAIADNVLITHEVLQFLKTSKAEIRCSMAVKTDMSKAYDRIEWQFISDVLYRLGFHAIWINWIMQCITTVSYSYLINETVYGNVLPLRGIRQGDPLSPYVFILCGEVLSGLCREAGRKGLLQGIRVARGCPRINHLLFADDTMFFCLASQSKCEALQAVLTDYGKSSGQMINKNKSSITFSSKTPPAIKENAKSVLGITKEGGLGKYLGLLEHFGRRKRDLFTSIVDRIRQKALSWSARRLSKAGKLTMLKAVLSAIPTYSMSCFQLPVSLCKRIQSVLTRFWWDETEGKKKICWVAWDQLTKPKALGGLGLRDIQRFNQALLAKLAWRIITAPESLFSRILMGKYCHNKSFLEIAPSQSCSHGWRSILHGRDLLKENLGKSIGNGQTTKIWKDSWISLDKVLKPMGPIKVSALDLTVADLLTSELKWNKQRIEELLPDLAEQIQCYFAATSHNHHTQLTRAEGEFSWIRDIWAGKFSPKMKTFLWSIVHKAISLSSNLQRRGMTSATPCVRCQDTENEMHCFFNCQYAKNVWDLMPLSKAVHLAAGVTFPEVVVKFRRVICLPPSGISLNILRWVLWAIWTARNTLIFEGRYQSPEETTLNGIKLARERTNSQNQSSGKKDLPQSQQFQSRAPPQINLDNDQVTCKTDAAWHKEKLVAGLGWVFSGPRLESPIKGSMCEASIGSPLVAEASAVRSAMCMAINLEFSSLEVLSDNLTLIQAISGITQAKEIIDIVKDI; translated from the exons ATGGTGCAGAGATTCTACGAGAACAGCCAGAAGGGCCAGGAGGACATACGTAACAGACTTGATGCTGCTTTGTCTGATCTACAACCAGATGAAACTTTGATTCAGAAGCTCAACTCAGACCTTCTCCAGCTCTACAAAGCAGAGGAATATTTCTGGAAACAAAGAAGCAGACAATTATGGTTAAGTCTGGGAGACTCAAACACGGGCTATTTCCATGCTATCTCAAAAGGTAGATCTACACAGAACAGACTCTCTGTCATTGAAGATAAGGATGGCTTACCACACTACGAAGAAGAACAAATAGCGAACATCATCTCCTCTTTCTACGCAGATCTGTTCAAATCATCAGAGTATCTCGGGAATCAGATA CTATTCCACAAGAGAGAGATCACCGAAGCCACATTCTCGATAATTGGAGAAAAGGCGCCAGGACCAGATGGCTTTTCAGCCAGTTTCTTTCCCGCCAACTGGGAAGTAGTTGGTCCAGCAGTGATCTCCGAGATACAAGCCTTCTTCTCAACAGGTTTCCTCGCACCATCAATAAACAAGACTCATGTCAGGCTCATTCCAAAGTTTCTGGGAGCTAAAACGGTGGAAGAGTACATGCCAATTGCCTTATGCAACATTTACTACAAGATCATCTCTAAACTAATCTCTATCAGATTAAAGAATGTTCTTGGAGTAATAGTATCGGAAAATCAATCAGCATTTGTTTCGGGAAGGGCAATTGCAGACAATGTACTTATTACGCATGAGGTACTACAGTTTCTAAAGACATCAAAAGCGGAAATAAGGTGTTCTATGGCAGTTAAAACAGATATGTCAAAAGCCTATGACAGGATCGAATGGCAGTTCATCTCAGATGTCCTATACCGGTTAGGTTTCCATGCAATTTGGATAAATTGGATCATGCAATGCATCACTACAGTCTCCTACTCCTATCTTATAAACGAGACAGTGTATGGAAATGTTTTACCTCTCCGAGGAATCAGGCAAGGCGACCCACTGTCTCCTTATGTGTTTATCCTCTGCGGTGAAGTTCTCTCAGGGCTGTGTAGAGAGGCTGGGAGGAAAGGCCTACTTCAGGGTATAAGAGTGGCACGAGGTTGTCCAAGAATAAATCATCTGCTCTTCGCAGATGATACTATGTTCTTCTGTCTTGCGTCTCAATCAAAGTGCGAAGCTCTCCAAGCAGTACTCACAGACTATGGAAAAAGCTCTGGACAGATGATCAATAAGAACAAGTCGTCTATCACCTTCTCAAGTAAAACTCCCCCTGCAATCAAAGAGAATGCCAAATCAGTATTGGGAATCACAAAGGAAGGGGGCTTAGGCAAGTACCTTGGCCTTCTAGAGCATTTTGGGAGAAGAAAAAGAGATTTGTTTACCTCTATCGTGGATAGAATCCGACAGAAAGCATTAAGCTGGTCTGCAAGGAGGTTATCCAAAGCCGGAAAGCTCACAATGCTTAAGGCCGTCCTCAGCGCAATACCTACATATTCCATGTCGTGTTTTCAGCTACCGGTGAGCCTCTGCAAAAGAATCCAGTCAGTATTGACCAGATTCTGGTGGGATGAGACTGAAGGAAAAAAGAAAATATGCTGGGTTGCTTGGGACCAACTAACGAAGCCTAAAGCTCTGGGGGGTTTGGGGCTCAGAGATATCCAACGTTTCAATCAAGCTCTATTAGCAAAGCTAGCCTGGCGTATTATTACAGCACCAGAGAGTCTCTTTTCACGTATTCTCATGGGAAAATATTGCCACAACAAGAGTTTCCTAGAGATAGCACCCTCGCAGAGCTGTTCCCATGGATGGAGGAGTATACTCCATGGGCGAGACCTTTTGAAAGAAAACCTAGGGAAATCTATAGGAAATGGACAAACGACCAAGATTTGGAAGGATTCTTGGATCTCATTGGATAAGGTCCTAAAACCTATGGGACCTATCAAGGTATCAGCCCTAGACCTAACGGTGGCAGATCTACTAACTTCCGAACTCAAATGGAACAAGCAGAGAATCGAGGAGCTCTTACCAGACCTCGCCGAGCAGATACAAT GTTACTTTGCTGCAACTTCTCACAATCATCATACACAGCTAACAAGAGCAGAAGGAGAATTTAGCTGGATCAGAGACATTTGGGCAGGCAAATTCTCACCTAAGATGAAAACGTTCCTCTGGTCCATCGTCCATAAAGCTATCTCTCTAAGCTCAAATCTGCAAAGAAGAGGTATGACATCAGCAACGCCTTGTGTTAGATGCCAAGATACAGAGAATGAGATGCATTGTTTCTTCAACTGCCAGTACGCGAAGAATGTTTGGGATCTTATGCCCCTTAGCAAAGCAGTTCACCTAGCTGCGGGGGTGACTTTCCCAGAGGTAGTAGTCAAATTTAGGAGAGTTATCTGTCTGCCTCCCTCAGGAATCTCTCTTAACATCCTCCGCTGGGTCTTATGGGCCATCTGGACGGCGAGAAACACCCTCATCTTCGAAGGACGATACCAATCTCCTGAGGAAACAACACTGAACGGGATTAAGTTAGCAAGAGAACGGACTAATTCGCAAAATCAATCCTCTGGAAAGAAGGACCTACCTCAGAGTCAGCAATTCCAATCGCGAGCACCACCACAGATTAATCTCGATAACGACCAGGTGACATGCAAGACAGACGCGGCGTGGCACAAGGAAAAGCTCGTAGCAGGACTAGGGTGGGTGTTCTCGGGTCCGAGACTCGAATCTCCCATCAAAGGATCGATGTGTGAAGCTTCGATAGGCTCCCCTCTAGTTGCAGAGGCTTCTGCAGTCAGATCAGCTATGTGTATGGCGATCAATTTGGAGTTCAGCTCTCTTGAGGTGCTCTCTGACAACTTAACGCTCATCCAAGCAATCTCCGGCATCACTCAGGCTAAGGAAATCATCGATATTGTGAAAGACATCTGA